The genomic segment CCGCGAAGTCCTTCAGCCCGACCGGGGTGAGGTCGATGGCGCCGTTGCCGACGGCGAGGTACGGCGAGGCGTTGCTGCTGATGAATCCGGCGACCAGGTGTCCGGCCGCCAGCGCGGCCAGCAGGGCGAGCACGCCCAGCGAGGCCGACACCAGCGCCGGCAGTCGCGCGGTGGCCGGTTCCTGGGGTCCCTCCGAGCTGCTCATGCCGGTCATTCGGAGCCCGGCGACCGGCGGATTGGTCCGGCGTGGGGTCAGCCGAGCTGGATCTCGCCCTGGTTCAGGACCCGCGGGTGGAAGTAACCCGCTTGGATCTCGGCGTTGGAGTTGTTGCCGCGCAACTGTTCCGACCAGACCATGAAGTAGCTCCAGCGCGGCTGCCCGGTCAACATGCCCGCGTCCGGGATCTTGCCCATCTCGGCGACGGCCAGCGGCTTCTGCCCGGCGATGCCGAGCATCTGCTGGTAGTCACCCGCGTTCGGGCGGTCCTTGTACCAGACGTCCAGTGAGACCACGTCGGCGTAGGCGTCGCCCGGGTAGTAGTCCGCCCAGCCGCCGTTCGGGTTGTCCTGGACGTTCCACACCCAGATCAGGTTGTCGAGCCCCTTGCCCGAGAGGTAGTCCCGCGTGATGCGGTAGAGCTTGGCGCCGCCGTCCGGGCCGGGACGGTTTCCCCACCAGTTCCAGGATTCGTTCATCTCGTGCAGCGGCCGGAACAACGCGGGAACCCCGGCGTCCTTCAACTGCCGCAGGTACGGCACGACTTCGTCGAGGCGCCGCTTCCACGCCTGGTTCAGCCCGGTGCCCTCGGTGACGAGCTGACCGAACTGCTCGTCGCTGATCCGCGTCTTGACCCCGCCGTCGAATTCGCAGGTGCTCGGCCCGGTCGGCGTGCACACGTGCCAGGTGAGCGCGACCAGCGAACCGTTGGCCCATTCGGTCTTGGCCTGGTCGATCACGCGCTGCCGGTCGGCGACGTCCGGCGCGCGGAACATCAGGTCCCCGCCCCACAGCCCCGGGTACTGGCCGGTGATCGCGTGCACCTGTGCGGTGTACTGCGACGGCAGCGAAGCCGGTTCCTTGTTGTGCTGCCCGGAAATCACGCCGGTGCCCGCGGTCGCCCGCAGGTGGTCGAGCAACTGCTGCTTCGTGGTCGCCGGGAACGCCTGCGCCGCGGGGACCAGCAACGCGGCGGCCAGCAGGGCGGCGGCGGCACCGGCCACCGGGCTTCGGAAACGCATGGGGTCCACCTTCCGACGGGGAGGCACCGAAGGTAGCCGGGAAGTAACCACCCGGACAAACCGTCCGGTATGTTCAGCGCGGACCACCACTTGACCAGCGGCTCCCGACTTTCCTACCGTAAGTAAGGTGCCGACGACCGCAGAAGCCAGGATCAAGCCGGTGGTGCGCTGGGGCCTCGGCCACGCGCTCCCCCGCACCGCCCTCCGCGCCGCGGCCCGGCGAGGTGATCTGCAGGCGCGCCTCTTCGTCGAGGCTTCCGCGACACCGACAGCGCAGCTGGCCGAGGTGTTCGACGGCATCCGCGCCCGCGGTCCGCTGCTCAAGTCCCGGTTCGTCTACGCCACGACCTCGCACGCGACGGTGAAGGAGGTCCTCACCGGCAACGACTTCCGCAGCGGGGTCGGCGCGGCCGGTGACGGGGTGCTGGCGCGGCTGACCGCGTGGTCCGCCGGCGACCTGCTGCACCCGGTGGCGCCGCCGTCCCTGCTGGCCACCGAACCGCCGGACCACACGCGCTACCGCAAGCTCGTCACCAGGGTGTTCACCGTGCGCGCGGTGGAGAACCTGCGCCGGCGCACCGAGCAGATCGCCAAGGAACTGCTCGACCAGCTCGATCCCACCGGTCCCGTCGACCTGGTCGGGACCTACTGCGGACTGCTCCCGGTCACCGTCATCGCGGAGATCCTCGGCGTGCCCGCGCACGAGCGGCACCGCGTGCTCGAACTGGGCACCGCGGCCGCGCCCAGCCTGGACATGGGCCTGCCGTGGCGGCAGTTCCGTCAGGTGGAGGCGGCGCTCGCCGACTTCGACGGCTGGCTCACCCGGCACTTGGACCACCTGCGCGAGAACCCCGGCGACAACCTGCTGAGCAAGCTCATCGCCGCGCGGGAGGACGGCGTCGGCCTCACCGGTCGTGAGCTCAAGGCCACCGCTGGGCTGGTGCTCGCCGCCGGGTTCGAGACCACGGTGAACCTGCTCGGCAACGGTATCGCGCTGCTGCACGACCATCCGGAGCAGCTCGAAGCGCTCCGGGCCGATCCCAGTGGCTGGCCGAACGCGGTCGAGGAGATCCTGCGCGTCGATCCGCCCGTGCTGCTGACCGGGCGGACCTGCCTGCGCGACACCGAGGTCTCCGGCGTCCGGGTGCCGGAAGGTGCCGTGGTCACCACGATCCTCGCCGGGGCGAACCGCGATCCGGCCGTGTTCACCGATCCGGCGCGGTTCGACACCACCAGGGAGAACGCCCGCGAACACCTGTCGTTCTCCGCCGGACGGCACTACTGCCTCGGCGCCGCGCTGGCGCGGATGGAGGGCGAGGTCGGCCTCCGGGTGTTGTTCGACCGCTTCCCGTCGCTGCGCCTGACCCCCGGCGCGCAGCGGCGGGCGACCCGCATCCTGCGCGGCTACGAACACCTTCCGGCGCGACTCACCCGGTGATCATTCGCGGCCGAGCACGATCGTCGGCTCGAGGTCGTATTCCCGTTCTTCCCCGCGGGAGCGCTGCCGGGGGACTTCGGTCGCGGCACCGGCCGCGGCGTCCAGCTCCTCGCTGACCGTTTCCCGCTCCTGAATGCTCGTCATCGTTCTCACCTTCGTACTCCGGATTGACCCGCAGAATGGCTACCCAGTCGCCCGTGGGCCAATCGGGTCAACCGGGTGACACCCGGAATGCTGTTTCCACCACCCGTCCGAGGGGTATCCAGCCGACATGACCGCATGCCGGATCGGTTTTGTCGGGGCGGGCGGAGTCGCCCGGCGTCACGCGGAAACACTGGGGGGGTTCAGCGATGTGACCGTGGCCGCGGTGACCGATGTCGACCACGATCGGGCGGCCGAATTCGCCTCGGAGCACGGCGCCCGCTCGGTCCCCGGGGTGGGCGAACTGCTCGACTCGGGGCTGGACGCGGTGTACGTTTGCGTGCCGCCCTGGTGCCACGGGCCGCCGGAAGAAGCCGTGGCGGCCGCCGGATTGCCGCTGTTCGTGGAAAAACCGGTCGGGCTGGACGCGGACGAGGCCGAGCGGATCGGCCGGTTGATCGCCGATGCCGGGCTGATCACCGCGGTCGGCCACCATTGGCGGTATTCCCAAGGGGTGGCGCTGGCCCAGCACGCGTTGCGGGACCGGCCGGTCCGGCTGGCCATGGGCGCCTGGCTCGACAAGGTGCCTCCGGTGCCGTGGTGGGCGCAGCGCGCGCACTCCGGCGGACAGGTCATCGAGCAGGCCATCCACGTCCTCGACCTCGCCCGGATGCTGGTCGGCGAAGTGACCGAGGTGCACGCGATCGCCGACGCCGATCCGCCGGGTGTACCGGGAGCCGACATCGACGGGGCCACGGTGGCGAACCTGCGCTTCGCCGGTGGCGCGATCGGCACGCTCGCCGCGACCTGCCTGCTCGGCTGGAAACACCGGGCCGGGCTGGAGGTCTACGCCGGTGATCTGGCGATCTCGGTGACCGAAGGCGAACTCCAACTGCGACAGGGCCGGGACGAGCCGCAAACGCGGTTGCTCGACCCCGACGCGGCCAAACGAGCCGCCGACCGCGCCTTCGTCGACGCCGTGCTGGGCCGCGGCGACGACATCCGCACTCCGTACGAGGACGCGCTGCGCACCCACCGGCTCGCGTGCGCTGTCGCCGAATCGGCGGCCAGAGGCGTGCCGGTGGAGCTGGGAGCGCGAAACCATGCCGTCTGAACAACTCCTGGTGATCGACCAGCCGGGCGAGGTCAGCCTCCAGCCGATGGCGCAGCCGGATCGGCCGGAGGAAGGCACTTTCGACGTCGAGGCGGTCTACAGTGGACTCTCCGCCGGGACCGAGCTGTCGTTCGTCAAGGGCACCCACCCGCACCTGAAGAACGGCTGGGACGGCGAACTGGGCCTGTTCGGCGACGGGCCGGCGCACACCGGATTCCCGGTGCGGCAGTGGGGTTACATGCAGGTGGGCCGGATCGTGGCGAGCCGCGTCCCGGCCTTCGCCGAGGGCACGCTCGTGGCGATGACCTACGGCCACCGGTCGCATCACCGCGCCGACCCGCTCGCCGAACGCGTGGTCCCGCTGCCGGCCGAACTCGATCCGCTGCTCGGCATCTACGTGGCGCACATGGGCCCCATCTGTGCCAACGGACTGCTCCACGCGGCGGCCGAACTGCACGGCACCGGCGCCCGTTCGCTCGGTGACGGTGTGGCCGGGATGCGCGTCGCGGTCACCGGTGCCGGCGTGGTCGGCCTGCTGACCGCGTTGTTCGCCCGGCACCACGGCGCCGCCGAAGTGGTGGTCGTCGATCCGACCCCGCAACGGCGGCAGGCCGCGGAAAACCTCGGCTTCACCACGCTCGACCCGTCCGATGGGGACACCCCCACGCGGTTGAAGACCCGCTGGCGCCACCGGCCCGGCGACCGGGGCGCCGATCTGGTGTTCCAGTGCCGGGGCCAGGCGGACACCCTGGGCCTGGCCCTGCGGCTGCTGCGGCCGCAGGGCACCGTCATCGACCTCGCCTTCTACCAGAGCGGGGCGGACGCGCTGCGGCTCGGCGAAGAGTTCCACCACAACGGACTCGGCCTGCGCTGCGCCCAGATCGGCCGGATGCCGCGCGGGCTCGCGCACCTCTGGGACCGCGAACGCCTGTCCGCCGAGACCATCGCGTTGCTGCGAGCCGAAGGGCCGGCGATCCGCGAACACCTCGTCAGCGATCTGGTGCCGTTCGAGAAGGCACCGGAGCTGTTCGCGGATCTGGCCGACCGGCGGCGGCACGTGCTTCAGGCCGTGTTCACGTTTTCAGCGTCTGCCTGAGCCCGTTCGTGCGGTGTGCCACCGAATCCAGGCCGAGCACCGTCCGGTAGAGGGACAGGTACTGCTCGGCCATGACGCCAGGGGTGAACCGGGTGGCGGCGGCACGGCGG from the Amycolatopsis magusensis genome contains:
- a CDS encoding zinc-dependent alcohol dehydrogenase gives rise to the protein MPSEQLLVIDQPGEVSLQPMAQPDRPEEGTFDVEAVYSGLSAGTELSFVKGTHPHLKNGWDGELGLFGDGPAHTGFPVRQWGYMQVGRIVASRVPAFAEGTLVAMTYGHRSHHRADPLAERVVPLPAELDPLLGIYVAHMGPICANGLLHAAAELHGTGARSLGDGVAGMRVAVTGAGVVGLLTALFARHHGAAEVVVVDPTPQRRQAAENLGFTTLDPSDGDTPTRLKTRWRHRPGDRGADLVFQCRGQADTLGLALRLLRPQGTVIDLAFYQSGADALRLGEEFHHNGLGLRCAQIGRMPRGLAHLWDRERLSAETIALLRAEGPAIREHLVSDLVPFEKAPELFADLADRRRHVLQAVFTFSASA
- a CDS encoding Gfo/Idh/MocA family protein, producing the protein MTACRIGFVGAGGVARRHAETLGGFSDVTVAAVTDVDHDRAAEFASEHGARSVPGVGELLDSGLDAVYVCVPPWCHGPPEEAVAAAGLPLFVEKPVGLDADEAERIGRLIADAGLITAVGHHWRYSQGVALAQHALRDRPVRLAMGAWLDKVPPVPWWAQRAHSGGQVIEQAIHVLDLARMLVGEVTEVHAIADADPPGVPGADIDGATVANLRFAGGAIGTLAATCLLGWKHRAGLEVYAGDLAISVTEGELQLRQGRDEPQTRLLDPDAAKRAADRAFVDAVLGRGDDIRTPYEDALRTHRLACAVAESAARGVPVELGARNHAV
- a CDS encoding cytochrome P450, translating into MPTTAEARIKPVVRWGLGHALPRTALRAAARRGDLQARLFVEASATPTAQLAEVFDGIRARGPLLKSRFVYATTSHATVKEVLTGNDFRSGVGAAGDGVLARLTAWSAGDLLHPVAPPSLLATEPPDHTRYRKLVTRVFTVRAVENLRRRTEQIAKELLDQLDPTGPVDLVGTYCGLLPVTVIAEILGVPAHERHRVLELGTAAAPSLDMGLPWRQFRQVEAALADFDGWLTRHLDHLRENPGDNLLSKLIAAREDGVGLTGRELKATAGLVLAAGFETTVNLLGNGIALLHDHPEQLEALRADPSGWPNAVEEILRVDPPVLLTGRTCLRDTEVSGVRVPEGAVVTTILAGANRDPAVFTDPARFDTTRENAREHLSFSAGRHYCLGAALARMEGEVGLRVLFDRFPSLRLTPGAQRRATRILRGYEHLPARLTR
- a CDS encoding glycosyl hydrolase, whose product is MRFRSPVAGAAAALLAAALLVPAAQAFPATTKQQLLDHLRATAGTGVISGQHNKEPASLPSQYTAQVHAITGQYPGLWGGDLMFRAPDVADRQRVIDQAKTEWANGSLVALTWHVCTPTGPSTCEFDGGVKTRISDEQFGQLVTEGTGLNQAWKRRLDEVVPYLRQLKDAGVPALFRPLHEMNESWNWWGNRPGPDGGAKLYRITRDYLSGKGLDNLIWVWNVQDNPNGGWADYYPGDAYADVVSLDVWYKDRPNAGDYQQMLGIAGQKPLAVAEMGKIPDAGMLTGQPRWSYFMVWSEQLRGNNSNAEIQAGYFHPRVLNQGEIQLG